In Persicimonas caeni, a single window of DNA contains:
- a CDS encoding nitroreductase family protein, producing the protein MNTREAILSRRTVQRYTTEPIPEGCIERALECAIRAPNHKLSNPWRFTRIGPETRAQIVEVGVTLKRDKCEAQGLELSEQKEELIRAKLGNSPEVIVFSQVLDDDDFRRKEDYASLACAIQNFMLSLWDEGVGSKWATGSVTRHPKTYELLGIDAEREEIVGFVWVGHSSQELFETPRQPLEEVYRELP; encoded by the coding sequence ATGAATACACGCGAAGCCATTTTGTCCCGTCGCACGGTCCAACGCTACACCACCGAGCCCATCCCCGAGGGATGTATCGAGCGGGCGCTCGAATGTGCCATCCGCGCGCCCAACCACAAATTGAGCAACCCGTGGCGCTTCACCCGCATCGGCCCCGAAACTCGGGCGCAGATTGTCGAAGTAGGCGTCACGCTCAAGCGCGACAAATGCGAGGCGCAAGGACTGGAGCTCTCCGAACAGAAGGAGGAGTTGATCCGAGCGAAGCTGGGCAACTCGCCGGAGGTCATCGTCTTCTCGCAAGTGCTCGACGACGACGATTTTCGACGCAAGGAAGATTACGCCTCACTGGCGTGCGCCATCCAGAACTTCATGCTGAGTCTGTGGGATGAGGGTGTGGGCTCGAAGTGGGCCACCGGCAGCGTCACTCGCCACCCGAAGACCTACGAGCTCCTGGGAATCGACGCGGAGCGTGAAGAGATCGTCGGATTCGTATGGGTCGGTCACTCGAGCCAGGAGCTGTTCGAAACTCCGCGGCAACCGCTCGAAGAGGTCTATCGGGAACTCCCCTGA